A window from Drosophila nasuta strain 15112-1781.00 chromosome 3, ASM2355853v1, whole genome shotgun sequence encodes these proteins:
- the LOC132791243 gene encoding ceramide phosphoethanolamine synthase, with the protein MCDDDGEICESATPATLTSSPTSTSTADGHYLNYKTQQQRKHSFNYNSNNKVEQIEHWQPTDVIQWLRNSKDHFSNQLISCINSEAIDGQVLLTLSESDVRDFRYRLGYSQVPFGELKRFWLLVSQLQQQWTHEQRQKYQQLQPQHQYQLHGVLTDAIHTSCVPSGNATAATMTNETCPSPSTCQDCPGYNCSSNGQRDCSSSKSSQRLVAPEYFKTAISLGYSFVVTWITSFVMVIVHERVPDMKRYPPLPDIFLDNVPHIPWAFNMCEITGSLLFTVWLIVLIFHKYRMVLLRRFFALAGTVFLLRCVTMLITSLSVPGTHLQCNQKDFAIDDPNVDMIGALVIRMTRAYRIWSGLGMSIQGVRTCGDYMFSGHTVALTLLNFFITEYTPRNLYFLHTMTWLLNMFGIFFILAAHEHYSIDVFVAFYITSRLFLYYHTLANNRALMQSDSTRTRVWFPMFSYFENHVDGMIPNDFDTPGSLISSMIDQLCWLKDQLVWILQGITLPKAAKSLQMFNSSESELCTHPAGSPFHNSHQSMGSGMNNVRPTSNTRPTTPIKLSPQPVRRTIPLDIPTPVTSVPQVAKKNKCYDSAAGETFVGRCQRKSVC; encoded by the exons ATGTGCGACGATGACGGTGAAATTTGTGAGTCAGCGACACCGGCAACGCTGACTTCAAGTCCAACTTCAACGTCAACAGCTGATGGACATTATCTCAACTAcaagacacaacaacaaagaaaacataGCTTCAATtataatagcaataacaaaGTGGAGCAAATTGAGCACTGGCAGCCGACGGATGTAATACAATGGCTGCGCAACAGCAAGGATCACTTCTCAAATCAACTCATCTCCTGTATCAACTCGGAGGCCATTGATGGTCAGGTGCTGCTCACATTAAGCGAATCGGATGTGCGTGATTTTCGCTATAGGCTTGGCTACTCTCAGGTGCCCTTTGGTGAGCTGAAGCGATTTTGGTTGCTCGTCAgtcaattgcagcagcaatggaCGCACGAGCAGCGACAAAAGTATCAGCAGCTCCAGCCTCAGCACCAGTATCAGCTGCACGGTGTCCTAACAGATGCGATCCACACATCCTGTGTGCCGAGTGGCAacgccaccgccgccaccaTGACAAACGAAACGTGCCCCTCCCCCTCAACGTGCCAGGACTGCCCAGGCtacaattgcagcagcaacggaCAAcgcgactgcagcagcagcaagagcagtcAACGTTTGGTGGCACCCGAATACTTCAAGACGGCCATTAGCTTAG GCTATTCGTTTGTGGTGACATGGATAACTTCGTTTGTCATGGTCATCGTGCATGAACGAGTTCCCGATATGAAACGTTATCCACCGTTACCGGATATATTCCTCGACAATGTTCCCCACATTCCCTGGGCCTTCAATATGTGCGAAATAACGGGTTCTCTTTTATTTACCGTCTGGCTGATTGTGCTCATCTTTCACAAGTATCGAATGGTGTTGTTGCGTCGCTTTTTCGCATTGGCTGGCACCGTTTTTCTGCTGCGCTGCGTCACCATGCTGATCACATCACTGAGTGTGCCTGGTACGCATCTGCAGTGCAATCAGAAGGACTTTGCCATCGATGATCCCAACGTGGATATGATTGGTGCGTTGGTCATACGCATGACACGTGCCTATCGCATCTGGAGTGGATTGGGAATGTCCATCCAAGGGGTGCGCACGTGTGGCGATTACATGTTCAGTGGACACACGGTGGCATTGACCCTGCTCAATTTCTTTATTACCGAAT aTACGCCGCGTAATCTGTACTTCCTGCATACGATGACTTGGCTGTTGAACATGTTtggcatattctttatattggCTGCCCATGAGCACTACTCCATCGATGTGTTTGTGGCCTTTTACATAACGTCGCGACTCTTTCTTTATTACCACACGTTGGCCAATAATCGG gCTTTGATGCAAAGCGATTCGACGCGCACCCGCGTCTGGTTTCCCATGTTCAGTTACTTTGAAAATCATGTGGATGGCATGATACCCAATGACTTTGATACGCCCGGTTCGCTCATCAGTTCAATGATCGATCAGTTGTGCTGGCTCAAGGATCAACTGGTTTGGATCTTGCAAGGCATCACATTGCCAAAGGCGGCGAAGTCCTTGCAAATGTTTAATAGCTCCGAATCGGAACTGTGCACCCATCCAGCTGGCTCACCTTTTCATAATTCACATCAATCTATGGGCAGTGGCATGAACAATGTGCGTCCCACATCCAACACAAGGCCCACGACACCGATTAAGTTGTCACCACAACCGGTTAGACGGACAATTCCTTTGGATATTCCTACGCCAGTTACGTCTGTACCTCAAGTGgcaaaaaagaacaaatgcTACGACTCCGCAGCAGGTGAAACGTTCGTTGGTCGATGCCAGCGTAAGTCCGTATGTTAG